The DNA window GCCAGCTACGACTCCTCGCGGGAGACGCTCTTTCATATCGCCATGAATTTCTTTCCGAAGCTGAGCACGGTTCAGGGTCCGGAAGTCGTGTGGTACCAGGTGCTGCCTCCGGCAAAATATGCGCAGAGCCACCCCGAGTATTTCGCCTTGACCGGGGAGGGCCGGCGCGCCTGCGAACTGAAGCTTGGTTTTGACCATTACATGCAGTACTGCGTGACCAACCTGGGCGCGCAGGAGCTGATCTACCAGCAAGCCGAGAAGCTGATTCAGGCCGGCCATAAGACGATCACGCTCTCCACCATGGATAGCTTTCGACTTTGCCGCTGCAATTGCGACGACTGCAATCGGCTTTTCGGCAGGACCGCCGAGTCGATGGACGAGATCTACGCTCGGGGCAGCTCCGGCAAGCTGTGGGAGGCGTTTTTTCGCATTACCGAGCGTATCCGTCAGAAACATCCGGAGGCGAGAATTGTATTGCTCAATTACCAGGACACGCCGGTCTCCAAGGAGGTGATTCAGCGGTTTCCCGAGAACGTCATCGTCAAGATCCAGTTCGCTTCGCAACACGATTTCGACCGGCTCCAAGGCGTCGAGTTTCCGGCCGGCATGTGCGGATTCGAGGAAACATTCACCGGGTTCGGGCAAGCCGGGCCGTATCTGCCGGAACGCACGCCCGAACACATGGCCGAGGTGGTCCGGGCTCTGGCGCGCAACAACGTGAAGTGGTCCAAGCGCGACGGTTCGCTCGGCTACGTGCGCGGGATGCAGGCCCCCGCCTACTACGTTTATGGCCGCATGATGGACGATCCCACCGCCGACTGGACGAGCAGTCAGGAGGAGTTTTGCACGGCCGCGTTTGGCGAGGCGGCCCCGCGGATGACGCAGTTCTTCGACCTGCTGCACAAACAAATTGCGGTCTACTCCGATTACTTCGGCGTGTTCATGCCGGGGTGGAATCGCAAGTATTCCCGCTCCACCTATCATGACAGCAAGTGGCACGTCATGAGCATGTATCCGCCGGAATACTGCGCCGACGCCAACGCGCTGCTGACGGCGGCGGAACAAACGACCGACCCGGACGTGAAGGCGCGCTTGCACCTCATCCGGATCGAGTTCGACTATATCCGGAAGATGTCTCGAATCTTCTTCCTGCAAAACGCGTGGTCCATGAGCAAGTCCAAGGTTTACCTCGATCCGCTGGTGGACGCGATTGACGAGTGGCACGTCTTCCTGGAACAGTATGCCGGCGACAGCAAAAAAGGCGGGTCAAAGTCTTTGGATGATTGGCCCGAGATGCGCCCGTTCAGCGGCCATGGCTACAACCACGCCGCGCTTGTAAACGACAACTACCAGCAACAGTGGAAGAACACCTGCCTTAACTGGGATACCAAA is part of the Pirellulales bacterium genome and encodes:
- a CDS encoding DUF4838 domain-containing protein; translation: AESRGIQLAQHDDWTYYLRAVGQDLILAGNDKQDAGEALRGGATPLALLGTVKGVCDFLREFAGVRFLFMNMDQSIYDTRNGGRAAFNQDGSLKIDTRSIAFMPMAKIAVPGNLDRQKTPLMRASYDSSRETLFHIAMNFFPKLSTVQGPEVVWYQVLPPAKYAQSHPEYFALTGEGRRACELKLGFDHYMQYCVTNLGAQELIYQQAEKLIQAGHKTITLSTMDSFRLCRCNCDDCNRLFGRTAESMDEIYARGSSGKLWEAFFRITERIRQKHPEARIVLLNYQDTPVSKEVIQRFPENVIVKIQFASQHDFDRLQGVEFPAGMCGFEETFTGFGQAGPYLPERTPEHMAEVVRALARNNVKWSKRDGSLGYVRGMQAPAYYVYGRMMDDPTADWTSSQEEFCTAAFGEAAPRMTQFFDLLHKQIAVYSDYFGVFMPGWNRKYSRSTYHDSKWHVMSMYPPEYCADANALLTAAEQTTDPDVKARLHLIRIEFDYIRKMSRIFFLQNAWSMSKSKVYLDPLVDAIDEWHVFLEQYAGDSKKGGSKSLDDWPEMRPFSGHGYNHAALVNDNYQQQWKNTCLNWDTKAIRAGILDDRHQLKVASVEETPGIDSKAWENVAESFFKDRGGMPYANVTTSMKVLRDKDNLYVRVDSLYPSKHPEDMYGKEIDGDIFKEEYVELGIMPPGGKVYRLAANPVEGSRYDSAFAPNEKKRMTEDVKWNAKWEFAHKVSGKKGRWSLPGRTWTAWFKIPFSEFGDKAPAAGETWRFNAARNRTAQYMLWSDATSVADTNALGQIAF